One window from the genome of Choloepus didactylus isolate mChoDid1 chromosome 2, mChoDid1.pri, whole genome shotgun sequence encodes:
- the C4BPB gene encoding LOW QUALITY PROTEIN: C4b-binding protein beta chain (The sequence of the model RefSeq protein was modified relative to this genomic sequence to represent the inferred CDS: inserted 4 bases in 4 codons; substituted 1 base at 1 genomic stop codon) yields MLLWACPDPVLXSEFSSLGPVNVSDKITFKCNQXLMGGSWTQCLEDHIWAPPFPICKVVQRNNCDGGPPGNPAQDYFAGKVLNSGSXITYYCEQGYHSVNTQHXQCIDGEWSSALSVCEEIREVPKPAPXTELEEALVSFQESKNLCKATGNIMPRLKESVLTMEVLKYSLEMKKAGLKAKMLPNILVEQVW; encoded by the exons ATGCTATTG TGGGCCTGTCCTGACCCTGTTC ACAGTGAGTTCAGTTCCTTGGGGCCTGTGAATGTGAGTGACAAAATCACATTTAAGTGCAATC TGCTCATGGGAGGCAGTTGGACTCAGTGCCTAGAGGACCACATCTGGGCACCTCCCTTTCCCATCTGCAAAGTGGTACAGAGAAACAACT GTGATGGTGGTCCTCCTGGGAACCCAGCTCAAGACTATTTTGCAGGAAAAGTTTTAAACTCAGGAT GTATTACTTATTACTGTGAACAGGG ATATCACTCAGTGAACACCCAGC AGCAGTGCATTGATGGGGAATGGAGCAGTGCGCTTTCGGTTTGTGAGGAGATCAGGGAAGTTCCCAAACCAGCTCCATAAACTGAGCTTGAGGAGGCACTTGTAAG ctttcaggagAGTAAAAACCTTTgcaaagccacagggaacattATGCCAAGATTAAAGGAAAGTGTACTAACAATGGAGgtgttaaaatattctctggagATGAAGAAAGCTGGATTGAAGGCAAAAATGTTGCCCAACATTTTAGTTGAGCAGGTCTGGTGA